In the Primulina tabacum isolate GXHZ01 chromosome 15, ASM2559414v2, whole genome shotgun sequence genome, aaaaatatttccgtatttttaaaatgagtagacgtttcacttggaggctagggttatgTGGCCTCTCTACCATCTTATGAAGTCATGACCTAATTTATGTAAAATAcatttaggttccttaattaaatttaatgagCTTTGagaattaattggactagtccaactagtttaactaattatattaaagtccaataagaactttaattatttagcatgttggacttgtactcctacaagcccattaaacgtAATTTACAAGACCATTAAACATACTtttcattacatttaatttatatttaataaactcaacttttgagtttaataatttaaattctcaaattttataaattcaactccttgaatttattctctccaaattttaaatatcataaattaaacttcttgaatttactatatcataaattcaactccttgagtttactatttataaattcaaatcttttaatttattctctcaaaatttaattatcataaattcaacttgttgaatttactatctcataattttttataaattcaactctttgaatttatttctcccaacgggaacaaatgatctagTGCTTGTATGACCCTctatggttcagggatacaactagctgtgggttcacaactcattGTGATTCAGGATATATATtctcctttattcgggcttaccctaatttgccctattccatgcaccaacatttgatcataaaaatgtcagaaatcattttctgataaaacacatcgaatcatggtaagagcatctagtagtTTCGtctcatgattccctaggtatcactgatactgcctgcaagaaccagtcggttatgTTTAACGTACTGTACGGTACCTCCATCTCATATATCTTAATCGAATCTACAAACATTGGTTCATCGACGATTGCATATTAAattcgatagctatgtgataCAATCATGAAATACTTATAGTGTCATCACATGCACAATTAAAGAATTATTTCCCTAATGTAcggccagagatttcatacaCTACTACttcgttagatcacataggatattcacatcctgtaggtgagcggtgaatctcGATTACAATGCACTGGATCCTACACATTTCGCAattgcacccaacctcgccaccttgtgACCCCCACGGAGTCGAtaaatgagtcaaagcacaatcctagtatgtagagcatcagtgttgtcccgggtcgtaaggactaatcatGTACAATCACAACTACAGACTTtttctctcgatgaatgataaccacttgaaatgTCCGAGAGAGAGTTGTTCGGTACAATCATCGTATGATTACACATCTGCATGATTGGACATCTTTATACCCTAATTACCATGGAACACGGTACACaatatcacatatgctagttTCAAGCTCAAGCGgcttttatctttattttaggcggctgaatcgactaggaacaaattagaatatacagtgtttacaaatgaatttcaagatcgaattacgattcatatATATTGAAGTATAATCAAAaactttatctatgttgattgcaatgatatacagataaaataaaatgaaaccataaaaaagttaaattatattaaaataaagattgtttattttacttgagtcaataaattttctAATCAACCATTAACTTACAAGATATCTATTctaataatattttgtttacTAAGGAGAGAAAAAGCCTCGGTCACTTTATTTTTAAGCATGCATAAAACAGTTGAATTATTTAGGTCAGCTCAGCcgcatggtttgttatttcttacAGATATTGGTAATAATTTATAAAACTAtagtatttattttttaataataaattaagaatttttttataatcaaATTTTTGTCCGAATATATGTGAACCAACCTTTAAAGCAGACCTTTTCACTCGATCGATCAAATTATTTCTTCGATTATTTAAAAAGCTAGCCTAAGAACAATTCCCACATTATTCAAATTCACCCTTCCAAAAACCTGAAAGGCCAACTTAATTAATTTAGACGACAACTGGATAAATTTGGCATTTAGTTCCTGAACTGAAATGGGTGGCGAACTTGTTTCGTGGGACCAACCAAAATCATCGTAAACAACCCACGAATACGTACAAAATGTCTCAACATTTTATGCAACTCACAAATTCTTGTTTTTTCagacattattttttttatcacatgctttttatatgaaaataaaataaaaactatcGACTTTGGAGCCTCcgatttttcaaaattcgagttacatttttatgtaaaatatggAATAATTTTCTCTATAAGAATTTACAGAATTTATAGATTATtagaaattaatttattttggtcTTTAGATGAAAGTTGAGTATCcaccataattttattttatcatttttggcAGTTTTTTctacataaataaaataaaataataattcaatcctatatatatatcatttattccataaaaatgataaaattttaaattattagatAAAGGCTCATCCTACAATAAGTGTTAAAAGAAAATGCATGATATTTGTTAATAAACAaccaaaaacaaattttttttgtataatttaTCAACATATTTAAAATGATCTTAATATGAGAGTATCCAATCCGATATATTCCCAATATAATTATCGCATTCAACAAATTCACGAATGAAGCAATAACTTTAATTAGAACACTTAAACTATTACATTATTGTGTTGACATCGTGACAATATTCCCTTTTTACTTTAATGATTAACAAATATTTCAGTTTCCAAACttagataatttattttttttacattaaaataatcCCTATAATAATTAACTATAGTTTCTTTGTCCAAGTTCTTTCCGGGATCGAATCTATTATACTTTTTCGTCCCCATCCAATTCTTGAAAATCAAAGACTTGTTATTAATTTCAAGTGATGACATTCTTGTTGTAAGATCGATCATTGTTTAATGCTCCTATTAACCTCTTagaattttttaaattgtttccttccaatatttaatcatatatatCCCTTCATTCTTGATTTTAGAGACATTTTTTACAAAAGATTTCGAAGATTTGGCAGCCAAAAATGAACAATCAAGGCTTTGGATCCTTCCGCAATTTATCAGGTATCGATCTCTTCcatcaatttatatatattgttcAAGAAAGATCAACACTGTCTTATTTTCACTCCCTGATACAAACAAATTTAGTCGGTTCATTAATTTTTCGAGTTGATTCGTATCATTTGAGtaactttcaaaatttataGTGAGTTCGAGCTACGTAAATATATTATGGCCCATATCGAGCTCATAATATGAAAAATGAAATAgcatttattttgttaaattcGTATACACCTTTAATTTTgttacttttattttttattctacAATTTTCGATAAATATAAACTTTAAGTGAAATTTACCAGCGGTTCTAATTAAGTTATACATTAATATTGGCATTAAATTTTTGCAGATTGTGGGCAGTTCGATTTCAGCCCGATCTCATCATATTCACAGATGTTAGATAATGCTAATGATACAGAAATCCCACCGTTTAACCCTTCCAAAAAAGAACATTTTCAATCCGCAGACACTTTGCAGTCTCTTGTTCAATCTTGTTTGTGCAGTAAACAATGCCTGTCATCACAACAAAAGTCAATCAAATCTTGCAACGTTAATGTCCCAGAATGCAAGAACCATAAGCTTCGACCATacaaaaaaatatccaacagcTCGAGCTCGAGGTACTCGAGGTCCGGTTTCGACAAAATCAATCATGTTGTAAGTACATAAGAATCCAGGTTCTAGAATATTTCATAGTGTTATTAATATAATCCAATTTGAGATATTTTGAATGATAATTATTCATCAGTGCAGCAAATTTCAGCTGGAGACAACACTGATCGGTTCGAAGAATGTTGTTTctacaaaagaaaacaaaaagagGATTAGATGGACCGAGGACCTTCACATGAAGTTTATAACAAGTGTGTGTCGTCTAGGTGGTCCAAAAAGTAAGTAGCTAGAGGGATCTATATAAATAGAAGAGACCAAAAAAGTTCTTACCCAAAAAAAAATCTCATGGTGATAATTACTTGTATTATTGGCTGAGTGCAGAGGCAACACCAAAGGCAATCCTTAATCTAATGAACTGTGATGGGCTCacaatttttcatgttaaaagcCACTTACAGGTTAActcattttatttttactttCCTTTGTCTTTTCTTTTCGGATGACATTCATTAACATAGACAAGGAACTAATTAAGGTTGCAAACCCTATGAAAAACAAATTAAACCACAAATttactaaattttgcaaacTCTTTAAGTTTATTCTTAGTAATTTTTTGCCATTTTACAGAAATATCGGGTCTCCCAACTGATCATGCAACAAACCACAGAAGGTGCCATCTTTGCTTCTTCAATCCATCCATCCATCCTTTTAACTTTAAATATTATCTTTCTTTAACGTTAATCGAACATATACTGAATAATCTTTATTTAATGCAGGGATTACTGAACCGATCGATACAAAAATGTGAGTTTAAAATGTAGCgaaaaattctaaaatctcCTGTAATTTGAAGTATTTAAGTTTTGATCCTGTAAAAATTTGATCTCAatgcaatattttttttttttactctttCACGTTTAGTCCGgtgaatttttggaattttaaagAATATTAAAAAGATTTATTTAGCTAGCGTCCGTACAAAAAAATTTAGCGaaccaaaataaataatttttgaaaattattcataaattttaatttatacaaaatttattttgCTTTATAAGGGTTTCTTGATACACTTATGCATGCATTTCACAGGAACATACAGGTCGTGGAAACGCTGAGGCTACAAATGGATGTTCAGAACCATTTATGCCGACAATTAGAggtattattaattaattattaaatgtaCATGTACTAAAAGATCTCGAAAACATTTGAAAACACTCTGAGAAAAAATAGTGTAATAATATccttttatattttgaaattctgCACAAGATCAATAGCAAACtagcaaaatttaaaaattcactCATCGATTGGTCTAAATAAGGCTTCGATTCTCTCTAATCAATTACTAAAAATTTGATCTTAATATAACaaatttgttattattattaatgttatttttttctttttgctcATTTATTTTG is a window encoding:
- the LOC142525882 gene encoding uncharacterized protein LOC142525882 — encoded protein: MNNQGFGSFRNLSDCGQFDFSPISSYSQMLDNANDTEIPPFNPSKKEHFQSADTLQSLVQSCLCSKQCLSSQQKSIKSCNVNVPECKNHKLRPYKKISNSSSSRYSRSGFDKINHVCSKFQLETTLIGSKNVVSTKENKKRIRWTEDLHMKFITSVCRLGGPKKATPKAILNLMNCDGLTIFHVKSHLQKYRVSQLIMQQTTEGITEPIDTKM